From Methanocella paludicola SANAE, a single genomic window includes:
- a CDS encoding class I SAM-dependent methyltransferase — MLLQKTLGLKEDAYLVEGSFEGLEMNLRTLDYLDKLSMLPAGSIDSALTIVDKGGSAIGAAFKNKLDGGDFWFVIPYPAAKASRQQAEKLVNAVLGGGIVSSVRKKKVDPGQFRKALREYLAVSLAEQALCECDKGREPKSFAFNEGRNERLRVLMQRLAKENGFNLKEMSALEICCGNGMSTAAIKPLFKDILCIDNDRCAICNGVYHGTLDPESAMVVDAMALTRFVGEKYDAVLGLMLGTIYEFNKNIWRMIFEEAVKTLKDDGFLLFTVNTKEEMDFLAAALEEMGIRGAVIDNRNKNDIYDGWAFFAVRSNGRFSH, encoded by the coding sequence ATGCTCCTGCAAAAGACGCTGGGCTTAAAAGAGGACGCGTACCTCGTCGAAGGCAGCTTCGAGGGCCTCGAGATGAACCTCCGGACGCTGGACTACCTCGATAAGCTGAGCATGCTGCCGGCAGGCTCCATCGATTCAGCTCTTACGATCGTCGATAAGGGCGGGTCGGCGATCGGCGCTGCCTTTAAGAATAAATTGGATGGTGGCGACTTCTGGTTCGTCATACCGTACCCGGCGGCAAAGGCGTCAAGGCAGCAGGCCGAAAAGCTCGTGAACGCCGTTTTGGGCGGCGGTATCGTGTCGTCGGTCAGGAAGAAAAAGGTCGACCCCGGCCAGTTTCGAAAGGCGCTCCGGGAGTACCTGGCCGTAAGCCTTGCCGAGCAGGCGCTGTGCGAGTGCGACAAGGGGCGGGAGCCAAAGTCATTTGCTTTTAATGAAGGGCGTAACGAGCGGCTCCGTGTGCTCATGCAGCGGCTGGCAAAGGAGAACGGGTTCAACCTCAAAGAGATGAGCGCGCTGGAGATATGCTGCGGCAACGGCATGTCCACGGCCGCGATAAAGCCGCTGTTCAAGGATATACTCTGCATCGACAACGACCGGTGCGCCATTTGTAACGGCGTCTACCACGGCACACTCGACCCCGAGAGCGCGATGGTCGTGGATGCCATGGCCCTGACGAGGTTCGTAGGCGAAAAGTACGATGCCGTGCTCGGGCTCATGCTCGGGACCATCTACGAGTTCAACAAAAATATCTGGCGTATGATCTTCGAGGAAGCGGTGAAAACGCTAAAAGACGACGGGTTCCTGCTATTCACGGTGAATACGAAGGAAGAGATGGACTTCCTGGCGGCCGCGCTCGAGGAAATGGGCATACGCGGCGCCGTTATCGACAACCGGAATAAGAACGACATCTACGATGGCTGGGCCTTTTTTGCCGTACGGTCGAACGGGCGATTTAGCCATTAA
- a CDS encoding metallophosphoesterase family protein: MILIKIGAMADLHFGPDSLKTYSSLFKSAGAEADIIILCGDLTMRGLVEEARGLVEAMGIADVPIVSVLGNHDHEANNQEEIMDVLEDAGVKVLERGSFIMPDRSVGVCGTKGFCGGFAPARIAPFGERILKMFINETYKEANKVNRSLKSMKAGFKVVAYHYAPVRDTCIGERCEIIPFLGSSILSDPVDTFRADLVLHGHSHNGSEKGSTLKGVPVRNVALHIHDRHYCIYDTGSFSPSASEASK, translated from the coding sequence GTGATACTTATCAAGATAGGCGCTATGGCAGACCTGCATTTCGGACCCGACTCGTTAAAGACGTACTCGTCATTGTTCAAGTCCGCAGGCGCCGAAGCAGATATCATTATCTTATGCGGCGACCTTACGATGCGGGGGCTTGTCGAGGAAGCCAGGGGCCTGGTGGAAGCGATGGGCATCGCGGACGTCCCCATAGTCAGCGTGCTCGGTAACCATGACCACGAGGCCAACAACCAGGAAGAGATCATGGACGTCCTCGAGGATGCGGGCGTTAAAGTTCTCGAGCGGGGCTCGTTCATCATGCCGGACCGCTCGGTCGGCGTCTGCGGCACCAAAGGCTTTTGCGGGGGCTTCGCTCCGGCCAGGATAGCACCCTTCGGCGAGCGCATCCTGAAGATGTTCATCAACGAGACATACAAGGAAGCGAACAAGGTGAACCGGTCCCTGAAAAGCATGAAGGCCGGCTTCAAGGTCGTTGCGTACCATTACGCGCCGGTACGGGATACGTGTATCGGCGAGCGCTGCGAGATCATACCGTTCCTGGGCTCGTCCATTTTATCGGACCCGGTCGATACTTTCCGGGCTGACCTGGTATTGCATGGCCATTCCCATAACGGCAGTGAAAAGGGCTCGACACTTAAAGGCGTGCCCGTCCGTAACGTGGCCCTGCACATCCACGACCGCCACTACTGCATTTACGATACCGGCTCCTTCAGCCCATCCGCCTCAGAAGCGTCGAAATGA
- a CDS encoding DedA family protein: protein MVLFEFLSTYITDFISSIGYLGIFILMTLESACMPVPSEIVMPFSGFAAQRGSLDFIMVGLVGSLGCLAGSILSFVIGQRIVRPMLDNYGEVVLIKKHDLEMAESWFGKYGVKVVFVARLLPIVRTFISLPAGIIGMDFKKFSFYSFVGSVPWCFALAYAGVILGDNWSLLEEYWIYLDILTVLGIIVVAVYVTYHAFIIKNSVQSMLKSNK, encoded by the coding sequence TTGGTATTATTCGAGTTCCTGAGCACTTATATTACTGATTTTATAAGCAGTATCGGCTATCTGGGGATCTTCATTCTGATGACGCTGGAAAGCGCGTGCATGCCCGTGCCCAGCGAGATCGTGATGCCCTTCAGCGGCTTTGCCGCCCAGCGCGGGAGCCTGGACTTCATCATGGTCGGCCTTGTGGGCAGCCTCGGGTGCCTTGCCGGCTCAATCCTGTCCTTCGTGATAGGGCAGCGCATTGTCCGACCCATGCTGGATAATTACGGCGAGGTCGTGCTCATCAAGAAGCATGATCTTGAGATGGCCGAGAGCTGGTTCGGCAAGTACGGCGTCAAGGTGGTCTTCGTCGCGAGACTGCTGCCGATCGTCCGGACGTTCATCTCGCTGCCGGCGGGCATTATCGGCATGGACTTCAAGAAATTTTCCTTCTATTCGTTCGTCGGCTCGGTGCCATGGTGCTTTGCGCTGGCCTACGCGGGAGTGATCCTTGGGGACAACTGGAGCCTGCTCGAGGAGTACTGGATATACCTGGATATCCTCACCGTGCTCGGCATCATCGTCGTCGCCGTCTATGTGACCTATCATGCCTTTATCATAAAAAATTCTGTACAGTCGATGTTGAAGTCCAACAAATAG
- a CDS encoding nucleotidyltransferase has product MRNDFAIYKETIDALELARVPYVVGGGIAVAAYGRVRSTKDIDLYIKPEDTGHALEALQQEGFEINPMSDVKWLAKGYKNGVQVDFILENIGSILTTDETIGRGRYMCVSGCRMFIMSPEDLVFRKVLAMRCLRDDWYDCIAVLSNTYKTFDWDYFLRLTENFTERALSFVLFVRTDWDHVIPVPLQVISTLLRRMG; this is encoded by the coding sequence ATGAGAAACGACTTTGCCATATACAAGGAGACCATCGACGCACTGGAGCTGGCCCGGGTGCCCTACGTAGTGGGCGGAGGTATCGCTGTAGCCGCATATGGCCGTGTAAGGTCGACCAAGGACATCGACCTGTACATCAAGCCTGAAGACACCGGGCATGCGCTGGAAGCGCTCCAGCAAGAGGGGTTCGAGATCAACCCCATGAGCGACGTCAAGTGGCTCGCCAAGGGGTACAAGAACGGCGTGCAGGTCGACTTCATCCTCGAGAACATCGGCAGCATCCTCACCACCGACGAGACCATCGGGCGCGGCCGGTACATGTGCGTTTCAGGCTGCCGGATGTTCATCATGTCGCCCGAGGACCTGGTCTTCCGGAAAGTGCTGGCCATGCGCTGCCTCCGGGACGACTGGTACGACTGCATCGCGGTGCTCTCGAATACGTATAAAACGTTCGACTGGGACTACTTTTTGCGCCTGACGGAAAATTTTACGGAACGGGCGCTGTCATTCGTGCTATTCGTCCGGACCGACTGGGACCACGTGATACCTGTCCCGCTTCAGGTCATTTCGACGCTTCTGAGGCGGATGGGCTGA
- a CDS encoding non-histone chromosomal MC1 family protein: protein MVAKEGREKRNFGLVNEKGEEVGTFTGAQPRDAALKVANRGMASIVLREKGTKKLHYFVGKRELVAVPKNAPAWIQAAAKENKGKIYKANVEKIGTAQLKYVKLDRNDKSLFKIPKKDGKKKAKK from the coding sequence ATGGTAGCTAAAGAAGGCAGGGAAAAGAGAAACTTTGGATTGGTAAACGAGAAAGGCGAAGAGGTCGGCACCTTTACCGGCGCTCAGCCCAGGGATGCAGCCCTTAAGGTCGCGAACCGCGGCATGGCCAGCATTGTCCTGAGGGAGAAGGGCACCAAGAAGCTCCACTACTTCGTCGGCAAGAGAGAGCTCGTCGCCGTCCCGAAGAACGCCCCGGCCTGGATCCAGGCAGCGGCCAAGGAGAACAAGGGCAAGATCTACAAGGCCAACGTCGAGAAGATCGGCACCGCCCAGCTCAAGTACGTGAAGCTTGACAGGAACGACAAGTCGCTGTTCAAGATCCCGAAGAAGGACGGCAAGAAGAAGGCCAAGAAGTAA
- a CDS encoding calcium-translocating P-type ATPase, SERCA-type, with amino-acid sequence MPGIPWHSLDIGDIYTRLKTGENGLTPGEAAGRREQYGPNALRATKKASKLLLFLSQFNNFLIYLLIAATAISFLIGETLDAAIIGVIVIMNAVLGFVQEYKAEQSLEALKRMVVQEAFVVRDGHRLKINASELVPGDVIEAEAGENVPADGRLIYSASLKVDEAALTGESGPAKKTAEVLPEDTALGDRDNMLFMGTSVLDGRGMAVVTSTGMDTEIGRIASLVEGNKEQYTPMQASIDRLGKFFGIAAVVICAVILIVGWLEGRGIYDMFLVAVSLAVAAIPEGLPATITIVLALGVQRMAKKKAVVRRLPAVETLGSTSVICSDKTGTLTQNVIVVRQIVTAGQKYDVTGSGYSPEGGFITGGREVEPSSDPVLTMLLMAGALCNNATYERLEEKWNIVGDSTEVALLVAASKAGFNKVLMEDDCPRIFEIPFNTDTRRMSTVNVCKDKKYVFVKGAPEVVLASSPGVLVDSQAVPMDASRRDHLLKLNDELARNGMRVLGLAYKEISGDPNAMSARDIENGLTWLGLAGMMDPPRPEVKDSVEKCKAAGIGVVMITGDQKPTAVAISKQLGIFKEGDEVVTGSGLEEMSDEELVGDIDRIKVYARTSPEQKLRIVDALKRHGRVVAMTGDGVNDAPALKQADIGVAMGITGTDVSRQAADMVLMDDNFATIVSAVEEGRKIYDNVKNVVKYLFSSNLGEVLVVFLGIMLGMPLPLMAVQILWVNLITDSLPALALSVDPVAPGVMKRPPRPRNEGIFTPLTLFDMALIGFTTGIGTLFMFNLYLPQGLDMARTVAFTTLVVFQMWNCLNCRSETRSLFSVGIFSNLYIIGAIVISLLIQCALLYTPYLEGLFSTVPLSAYDWLAIAVATSSVFILVEARKIILPKLGERR; translated from the coding sequence CTGCCCGGTATACCCTGGCATTCTCTGGATATCGGCGATATCTATACCAGGCTAAAGACCGGGGAGAACGGCCTGACGCCCGGTGAAGCTGCCGGGCGCCGGGAACAATACGGGCCGAACGCCCTGCGGGCTACGAAAAAAGCCTCTAAGCTCTTACTATTTTTAAGCCAGTTCAATAATTTTTTAATATACCTGCTTATTGCGGCGACGGCCATCTCGTTCCTCATCGGCGAGACGCTGGACGCTGCCATCATCGGCGTCATCGTGATCATGAACGCTGTACTGGGGTTCGTCCAGGAGTATAAGGCAGAGCAGTCCCTCGAGGCGCTAAAGCGTATGGTGGTCCAGGAAGCATTCGTTGTCCGGGACGGGCACCGATTGAAAATTAATGCTTCTGAGCTGGTGCCGGGCGACGTCATCGAGGCGGAGGCGGGCGAGAACGTGCCGGCAGACGGCCGGCTCATTTACTCGGCCAGCCTGAAGGTGGACGAAGCCGCTCTCACGGGGGAATCGGGCCCGGCGAAAAAGACGGCGGAAGTACTGCCTGAAGATACGGCTCTGGGCGACCGGGATAACATGCTGTTCATGGGCACCAGCGTGCTCGACGGACGCGGCATGGCCGTGGTCACGAGCACCGGGATGGACACCGAGATCGGGAGGATCGCAAGCCTGGTGGAGGGGAACAAGGAACAATACACGCCCATGCAGGCCTCCATAGACCGCCTGGGTAAGTTTTTCGGCATCGCCGCTGTCGTCATTTGTGCGGTCATATTGATCGTCGGATGGCTCGAGGGCAGGGGGATATATGATATGTTCCTCGTCGCGGTGAGCCTGGCCGTCGCGGCCATACCCGAGGGCCTTCCGGCGACCATCACCATCGTCCTTGCGCTGGGCGTGCAGCGGATGGCGAAGAAGAAGGCCGTCGTCCGCCGGCTGCCCGCCGTAGAGACACTGGGCTCCACAAGCGTCATATGCTCGGATAAGACGGGCACGCTTACTCAGAATGTCATCGTTGTCCGACAGATCGTGACCGCGGGCCAGAAATATGATGTCACGGGCTCAGGTTATTCTCCCGAAGGCGGATTCATCACCGGAGGCCGGGAGGTCGAGCCTTCTTCGGATCCGGTGCTGACGATGTTATTGATGGCAGGAGCCCTATGCAACAACGCGACGTACGAGCGCCTCGAGGAAAAGTGGAACATCGTGGGCGACTCGACCGAGGTGGCATTGCTGGTGGCCGCGTCGAAGGCAGGCTTCAACAAGGTCTTGATGGAGGACGACTGCCCCAGGATATTCGAGATCCCGTTCAACACGGATACCCGGCGGATGTCTACCGTAAACGTGTGCAAGGATAAAAAGTATGTTTTTGTTAAGGGCGCGCCCGAAGTCGTACTTGCATCCAGCCCGGGGGTGCTGGTAGACAGCCAGGCCGTGCCTATGGATGCATCCAGGCGCGACCACTTATTAAAGCTGAACGACGAGCTGGCGAGAAACGGCATGAGGGTCCTCGGGCTTGCCTATAAGGAGATATCGGGCGACCCGAACGCCATGAGTGCCAGGGACATCGAGAACGGCCTGACATGGCTCGGGCTTGCAGGCATGATGGACCCTCCGAGGCCTGAAGTGAAAGACTCTGTGGAGAAGTGCAAGGCCGCGGGCATCGGCGTGGTCATGATCACCGGAGACCAGAAGCCTACGGCCGTCGCCATATCAAAGCAGCTTGGAATATTTAAGGAAGGGGACGAGGTCGTCACAGGCTCCGGGCTGGAGGAGATGAGCGACGAGGAACTCGTCGGGGACATCGACCGCATCAAGGTGTACGCCCGGACGTCACCCGAGCAAAAGCTCAGGATCGTCGACGCCCTAAAGCGCCACGGCCGGGTCGTAGCCATGACCGGCGACGGCGTCAACGACGCCCCGGCCCTCAAGCAGGCCGACATAGGCGTGGCCATGGGGATTACCGGTACCGACGTATCCCGGCAGGCCGCGGACATGGTCCTGATGGACGACAACTTCGCCACCATCGTCTCGGCCGTCGAGGAAGGCCGAAAGATATACGATAACGTGAAGAATGTCGTCAAGTACCTTTTTTCCAGCAACCTGGGCGAGGTGCTGGTCGTGTTCCTGGGCATCATGCTGGGCATGCCTCTGCCGCTGATGGCGGTACAGATCCTATGGGTGAACCTGATCACAGACAGCCTGCCCGCGCTTGCCCTGAGCGTCGACCCCGTCGCGCCCGGCGTCATGAAGCGTCCTCCCCGGCCCAGGAATGAGGGCATATTTACACCGCTGACGCTCTTCGATATGGCGCTCATCGGCTTCACGACCGGCATCGGCACCCTGTTCATGTTCAATCTATACCTGCCTCAGGGCCTGGACATGGCGAGGACGGTCGCCTTCACGACCCTCGTCGTCTTCCAGATGTGGAACTGCCTGAACTGCCGGTCCGAGACCCGGTCGCTATTCTCAGTGGGCATATTCAGCAACCTGTACATCATCGGGGCCATCGTCATATCGCTCCTTATACAGTGTGCCCTGCTGTACACACCGTACCTGGAGGGCCTCTTCAGTACAGTCCCTCTGTCGGCATACGACTGGCTGGCGATCGCAGTAGCGACGTCCTCTGTCTTCATCCTGGTGGAGGCCCGCAAAATTATCCTGCCAAAACTCGGTGAACGTCGGTAA
- a CDS encoding NUDIX hydrolase produces the protein MATHYIVGCGAVARDAEGRFLMVRQMGGYWKGLWIFPGGKLEIGETLEQCARREFAEETCSDINIKKLIGAYVSYDPDTEFEKQVVLVYFLGNSLSSEPRVGEGVTGIGWFTLSDIEAMEKNRQTPGIISTVAKDSIKL, from the coding sequence ATGGCGACCCATTACATCGTAGGCTGCGGGGCCGTCGCCCGTGACGCCGAAGGCCGGTTCCTGATGGTCAGGCAGATGGGAGGCTACTGGAAGGGCCTGTGGATCTTCCCCGGCGGCAAGCTCGAGATCGGCGAGACGCTTGAGCAATGCGCCCGCCGCGAGTTCGCCGAGGAGACGTGCAGCGACATCAACATCAAAAAGCTCATCGGCGCCTACGTGTCCTACGACCCGGACACCGAGTTCGAGAAGCAGGTGGTGCTCGTCTATTTCCTTGGTAATAGTCTGTCCTCAGAGCCCAGGGTGGGCGAGGGTGTCACAGGCATAGGGTGGTTTACCCTAAGTGATATCGAGGCTATGGAGAAAAATCGGCAGACACCTGGGATCATCTCAACGGTCGCAAAAGACTCGATAAAATTATAA
- the mch gene encoding methenyltetrahydromethanopterin cyclohydrolase, which produces MISVNENVTKFIDKLLDREEELGIKSYYLENKATVIDCGVNTVGSIGAGILFADISLAGLGKVSVVPGIIDSYYINFAQVYVDRPAIACLGSQKPAWKLKSEGFVGTGFGPARAISQKPKNIYAAINYTDDAETAVINIETQVLPAAKELDYVAKQCSTDPECVVALAARPNSIAGSVVNGTRVVEWAMNRLFQLGYDVKDIQSASGACPIAPLRKEEPMFMGASFDSIAYYGMAYLYAGTRNDTFKEAVSASSKSYGKSFNALLKESQDDFSKVDPAMFAPARLMINGIQDGSLETYGKLDPAMLLESYGLKR; this is translated from the coding sequence ATGATATCGGTCAACGAAAACGTTACGAAATTTATCGACAAACTGCTCGACCGGGAGGAAGAGCTGGGCATCAAGTCTTATTATCTGGAGAACAAGGCAACGGTCATCGACTGCGGCGTCAATACCGTCGGCAGCATCGGCGCGGGGATACTGTTCGCCGACATCAGCCTGGCCGGGCTGGGGAAGGTTTCGGTCGTACCCGGCATCATCGACAGCTATTATATCAATTTCGCCCAGGTCTACGTCGATCGCCCCGCCATCGCATGCCTTGGCTCCCAGAAGCCCGCGTGGAAGCTCAAGTCCGAGGGCTTCGTCGGCACAGGGTTCGGCCCCGCAAGGGCGATCTCCCAGAAGCCGAAGAACATCTACGCCGCCATCAACTATACGGACGACGCCGAGACGGCCGTCATCAACATCGAGACGCAGGTATTACCTGCAGCAAAGGAGCTGGACTATGTTGCGAAGCAGTGCTCGACGGACCCCGAATGTGTGGTCGCCCTGGCCGCGAGGCCCAATTCTATCGCCGGCTCGGTCGTGAACGGCACAAGGGTCGTCGAATGGGCCATGAACCGCCTTTTCCAGCTGGGCTATGACGTCAAGGACATCCAGTCCGCTTCCGGCGCCTGCCCTATCGCGCCGCTCAGAAAGGAGGAGCCCATGTTCATGGGCGCCTCGTTCGACAGCATCGCCTACTATGGCATGGCCTACCTGTACGCGGGGACCAGGAACGATACGTTCAAAGAAGCCGTTTCAGCCTCCTCGAAGTCATACGGTAAGAGCTTTAACGCGCTGCTCAAGGAGTCACAGGACGATTTCTCGAAGGTGGACCCGGCGATGTTCGCTCCCGCCAGGCTCATGATCAACGGCATACAGGACGGGTCCCTGGAAACTTATGGTAAGCTCGATCCCGCCATGCTGCTTGAGTCGTACGGGCTTAAGCGCTGA
- a CDS encoding GTPBP1 family GTP-binding protein, with the protein MNKLELETLVSAGETSNIEFKEFLNEETHLNSRRTENLSCQMKHRVLAGNGKALYIIGVTDAGSMKGLTREEFDETVLVLKNIAMKIDADVASVEEYKVDGGLVGLVSVENNVKSSEHLLIGTAGHVDHGKSTLVGALVTGTTDDGAGRTRIYLDVLPHEIARGLSADLSYAVYGIKGSDIIHLKNPLNKRESASVVAQSDKIISFVDTVGHEPWLRTTIRGIVGQKLDYGLLVVAADDGITHITREHLGILLAMDLPVIIAMTKIDLATPEQLKKTEASIHTTLRLVGKVPYRVKTPEDVETIIGKVPEGVIVPILHTSSVTREGYGILEHLIFRLPKRNMTSEEPFEMYIDRIYTVDSVGVVVSGTIKQGIVHQNDPVYLGPMEDGSFKKVRVQSIEMHHYRVNKAISGDIVGIAVKGLKASDIARGMVLSKKEPAVVQEFEAEIAILNHPTRIGIGYEPVIHLETICEAVKIVGLDRKYMMAGERGKARIRFKFRPYAVEPGQKFIFREGKSKGIGRVIGV; encoded by the coding sequence ATGAACAAACTCGAGCTCGAGACCCTTGTATCGGCCGGAGAGACCTCAAATATCGAGTTCAAGGAGTTCCTCAACGAGGAGACCCACCTCAACTCCCGGAGGACGGAGAACCTGTCCTGCCAGATGAAGCACCGGGTGCTCGCGGGCAACGGCAAAGCGCTCTACATCATCGGCGTGACGGACGCGGGGAGCATGAAGGGGCTGACGAGGGAAGAGTTCGACGAGACTGTTCTGGTATTAAAGAACATAGCCATGAAAATCGATGCGGACGTTGCGAGCGTAGAGGAGTATAAGGTCGACGGCGGGCTAGTCGGGCTTGTCTCCGTGGAGAACAACGTCAAATCCAGCGAGCACCTGCTTATCGGCACGGCGGGGCACGTCGACCACGGCAAGAGCACTCTCGTCGGGGCGCTGGTGACCGGCACGACCGACGACGGCGCCGGCAGGACCCGGATCTATCTCGACGTCTTGCCACACGAGATCGCCAGGGGCCTGTCTGCCGACCTGTCGTATGCCGTCTACGGCATCAAGGGCTCGGATATCATCCATCTCAAGAATCCCCTGAATAAGCGGGAAAGCGCCAGCGTCGTGGCGCAGTCCGACAAGATCATCTCATTCGTGGACACCGTCGGCCACGAGCCCTGGCTCAGGACGACTATCCGCGGCATCGTAGGCCAGAAGCTCGACTACGGGCTGCTCGTAGTGGCCGCGGACGACGGCATTACGCACATCACGAGGGAGCACCTGGGCATTTTACTGGCCATGGACCTCCCTGTCATTATCGCCATGACCAAGATCGACCTGGCGACGCCGGAGCAGCTCAAGAAGACCGAGGCGAGCATCCACACGACGCTGCGACTGGTAGGCAAAGTACCCTATCGAGTCAAAACGCCCGAAGACGTAGAGACGATCATCGGCAAAGTGCCCGAAGGCGTCATCGTGCCCATCCTGCACACATCCTCGGTCACCCGAGAAGGCTACGGCATTCTCGAGCATCTTATCTTCCGCCTGCCCAAGCGCAACATGACGAGCGAAGAGCCGTTCGAGATGTATATCGACCGGATATATACGGTAGACAGCGTGGGCGTCGTGGTGAGCGGCACCATCAAGCAGGGCATCGTACACCAGAACGACCCCGTCTACCTGGGCCCGATGGAGGACGGCTCGTTCAAGAAAGTCCGGGTCCAGTCCATCGAGATGCACCACTACCGGGTCAATAAGGCCATATCCGGAGACATCGTCGGCATCGCAGTCAAAGGGCTGAAGGCATCGGACATCGCACGGGGCATGGTCCTGTCGAAAAAAGAGCCTGCAGTAGTGCAGGAGTTCGAGGCGGAGATCGCCATCCTGAACCATCCCACCCGTATAGGCATCGGCTACGAGCCCGTCATCCACCTGGAGACCATCTGCGAGGCCGTGAAGATCGTCGGCCTGGACCGGAAGTACATGATGGCCGGAGAGCGGGGTAAGGCACGTATCCGGTTTAAGTTCAGGCCGTACGCGGTGGAACCCGGCCAGAAGTTCATTTTCCGCGAGGGTAAGAGTAAGGGTATCGGGCGAGTTATCGGCGTTTGA
- a CDS encoding NBR1-Ig-like domain-containing protein, whose protein sequence is MICLAVFLSLASAMSAAATAPATVWEKSYGNDGFVDTGASVWQTSDDGFIITGLTYSKGTASGITRVMLVKTDWQGNQVWVKYNDEGKEGKFVRQTSDGGYIVTGSAGGSLFVLKTDANGDKVWSKIYPRPNGKTVDGACIQPTADGGYIVAGSINMGGKDGSDMYATKIDGSGNQQWEKMYGGDDGEVGNGADFCYSVWPTSDGGYILGGNDWSSTYWPKAALVKIDANGNQQWYKVFSESDARMDGSYIQVQQTRDGGYIWAGIRSGKMCLLKADSKGNEQWNKSYDNGQCYSVQQTWDDGYIITGGAGTGADNVTVIRTDPTGSVLWQKQLKGLGLGKGTSVQQIGNGSYVVAGFTKKDKNTQDDFYLAELEKDMTPVPNAKVTKENIPAQFEANQSFTVSVTFENNGTKPWTFQDETMFSPVGGASGDAAQFGVTKTQTIPIGTVIRPGQSMTFEFVMTAPAMNGTYYPEVRMLWEGHDYFGQPAVKAVKVVNGTPDTRKPTATATAIATGTANPTTAQASSTPTGTPTTESKSGLPCLSVVLPLLIVGTVSVGLYRRRNK, encoded by the coding sequence ATGATATGCCTGGCAGTGTTTTTATCGCTTGCCAGTGCCATGTCGGCGGCGGCAACGGCCCCGGCAACAGTATGGGAAAAGAGCTACGGGAACGACGGCTTCGTGGACACGGGCGCCTCGGTCTGGCAGACGAGTGACGATGGCTTCATCATCACGGGCCTCACGTATTCGAAAGGTACGGCCTCGGGGATCACCAGGGTCATGCTGGTTAAGACCGACTGGCAGGGCAACCAGGTGTGGGTCAAGTACAACGACGAGGGCAAAGAGGGTAAGTTCGTCCGGCAGACCAGCGACGGCGGCTACATCGTGACGGGCTCGGCGGGCGGTAGTCTTTTCGTCCTCAAGACGGACGCTAACGGCGATAAGGTGTGGAGTAAGATCTACCCGCGGCCGAACGGCAAGACCGTCGACGGCGCGTGCATCCAGCCGACGGCCGACGGCGGCTACATCGTTGCCGGAAGCATTAACATGGGCGGCAAAGACGGCTCGGACATGTACGCCACGAAGATCGATGGCAGCGGTAACCAGCAGTGGGAAAAGATGTACGGCGGAGATGATGGCGAGGTCGGGAATGGGGCCGATTTCTGCTATTCCGTCTGGCCGACCAGCGACGGCGGCTATATCCTGGGAGGCAACGACTGGTCTTCGACCTACTGGCCTAAGGCGGCCCTGGTAAAGATCGATGCGAACGGGAACCAGCAGTGGTATAAGGTCTTCAGCGAGTCCGACGCCCGCATGGACGGCTCGTACATCCAGGTCCAGCAGACCCGGGACGGCGGCTACATATGGGCAGGCATCCGGAGCGGAAAGATGTGCTTGCTCAAGGCCGACTCAAAAGGTAATGAGCAGTGGAATAAGTCATATGATAACGGCCAATGCTACTCCGTCCAGCAGACCTGGGACGACGGCTACATCATCACCGGCGGAGCCGGGACCGGCGCGGACAATGTTACTGTGATCCGCACTGATCCCACGGGCAGCGTACTCTGGCAGAAGCAGCTGAAAGGCCTGGGCCTGGGTAAAGGCACGTCCGTACAGCAGATTGGGAATGGCAGCTACGTCGTGGCCGGGTTCACGAAGAAGGACAAGAATACCCAGGATGACTTTTACCTGGCTGAGCTGGAGAAGGATATGACCCCGGTGCCGAACGCTAAGGTCACAAAGGAGAACATCCCGGCGCAGTTCGAGGCGAACCAGTCGTTCACTGTCTCGGTGACCTTCGAGAACAACGGTACGAAGCCCTGGACATTCCAGGACGAGACCATGTTCAGCCCGGTAGGCGGAGCGAGCGGGGATGCGGCACAGTTCGGGGTAACGAAAACCCAGACGATACCCATCGGTACGGTGATCCGGCCGGGCCAGAGCATGACGTTCGAGTTTGTCATGACCGCCCCCGCGATGAACGGCACCTACTATCCTGAAGTGCGCATGCTCTGGGAAGGCCACGACTACTTCGGCCAGCCCGCGGTCAAGGCTGTAAAAGTAGTTAACGGCACTCCCGATACGAGAAAGCCGACCGCTACGGCCACGGCAATAGCGACCGGAACGGCTAACCCGACGACTGCGCAGGCTTCGTCCACGCCGACGGGAACCCCGACGACAGAGAGTAAGTCCGGCTTACCCTGCTTATCGGTCGTCTTACCCCTGCTCATCGTAGGGACGGTCTCTGTCGGGCTGTACAGGCGCAGAAATAAGTAA